The following coding sequences are from one SAR86 cluster bacterium window:
- a CDS encoding 2-hydroxychromene-2-carboxylate isomerase: protein MKSLEYFFDCSSPWTYLSFRGILDLSKRKDFEIIWKPILVGGIFNSINPSVYESRKNPVKEKLEYSQKDLLDWANYRGIQINWPKIFPVNSVKAMRGCFYFIDHGNLEPYVEQIFKAYWTNGENISEDEFLERLVEKMEVNPKEFIEFINNSEVKQRLVDNTQNLIDRGGFGSPTFFLDVNDMYFGNDRLQLIEKII from the coding sequence ATGAAATCTTTAGAATATTTTTTTGACTGTAGTAGCCCCTGGACATATCTTTCATTCAGAGGAATTTTAGATCTATCAAAAAGAAAAGATTTTGAAATCATTTGGAAGCCAATTTTAGTTGGTGGCATTTTCAATTCTATTAATCCTAGTGTTTATGAAAGCAGAAAAAATCCAGTAAAAGAGAAATTAGAATATTCTCAAAAAGATCTTTTAGATTGGGCTAACTATAGAGGCATACAAATCAATTGGCCTAAAATCTTCCCTGTAAATAGTGTTAAGGCAATGAGAGGTTGCTTTTACTTTATCGATCACGGAAATTTAGAACCTTATGTTGAGCAAATCTTTAAAGCTTACTGGACCAATGGAGAAAATATTTCTGAAGATGAATTTCTAGAGAGACTCGTGGAGAAAATGGAAGTCAATCCGAAAGAATTTATCGAGTTCATAAATAATTCTGAAGTAAAACAGAGACTAGTTGATAATACCCAAAATCTAATTGATCGAGGTGGCTTTGGCTCACCAACCTTTTTTCTTGATGTAAATGATATGTATTTTGGCAATGATCGGCTTCAACTTATAGAAAAAATAATTTAA
- a CDS encoding glutathione S-transferase N-terminal domain-containing protein — protein MIDLYYAPTPNGWKISIMLEECGMDYKVVFVNLGSGDQFKPDFLKISPNNRMPVIVDHENIVNGEPISVFESGAILMYIAEKAGKFFPQTSPERERVLEWLFWQVGGLGPMAGQVSHFVNYAPNFPGDHSYSEKRYKDEYDRLLGVMDRVLAEREYLAGEYSIADMASFPWVTAYKRYEVDLDSFANVRRWFDAIKSRPAVRKGIEVGKEVRNFGKGISKESLKTMFNQDAKSISEMAKAKKEE, from the coding sequence ATGATCGATTTATATTACGCGCCAACTCCTAATGGTTGGAAGATTTCGATAATGCTTGAAGAGTGTGGAATGGATTACAAAGTAGTGTTTGTAAATTTGGGCAGCGGCGATCAATTCAAACCCGATTTTCTAAAGATAAGCCCCAACAATAGAATGCCAGTAATTGTTGACCATGAAAATATTGTTAATGGTGAGCCGATAAGTGTGTTTGAGTCTGGCGCTATTTTGATGTACATAGCAGAAAAGGCTGGGAAGTTTTTTCCTCAAACTTCGCCTGAAAGAGAAAGAGTTCTTGAATGGTTATTTTGGCAAGTTGGCGGTTTAGGCCCAATGGCAGGACAGGTGAGTCATTTTGTAAATTACGCGCCAAATTTTCCTGGTGATCATTCTTACTCTGAAAAAAGATACAAAGACGAATACGATCGTCTGCTCGGCGTAATGGATCGAGTTTTGGCTGAAAGAGAATATCTTGCTGGAGAGTATTCAATTGCAGATATGGCTTCATTCCCTTGGGTTACAGCTTACAAGCGATATGAAGTAGATTTGGATTCTTTTGCAAATGTTAGAAGGTGGTTTGATGCCATCAAGTCTAGACCAGCAGTGAGAAAGGGCATCGAAGTCGGTAAGGAGGTTAGAAATTTTGGAAAGGGTATATCCAAAGAAAGTCTAAAAACTATGTTCAATCAAGACGCAAAGAGTATTTCAGAAATGGCAAAAGCTAAAAAAGAGGAATAA
- a CDS encoding aromatic ring-hydroxylating dioxygenase subunit alpha, giving the protein MLLKEQNRLLKGLIGHLDAKTNVDAGGIMKTPADTYTCQKRLDLEWDTFFKNHPQIIGMSGDLSEPNSYVTIEDFGSSILATRDAKGKFKAYANVCSHRGAQIEQAKRGVKAKFSCPFHGWTFDNNGALVGYPKSDQFGKIDKDCYGLTELPSLEKYGFLWVHPRSDGEIKLDELLGSKLEKEFQAWDFDRLILSNEEEYQTEMNWKLAIDTFGETYHFSVLHKDSLFQSFHGNCQMFDSFERNGRLILCKRDIDEMRKLPEKDWKICTGSLPVYYLFPNIIFMPTPEGAFLVKEYPLENSPHKSVSKISFYFYPEAIEAANKMGVSAETGQNPLEELYSAFGSVIRDEDYVAAASSHKGLNSGHLDFLTFGKNEPALHHYHNTYRDALGLQKLPLIKV; this is encoded by the coding sequence ATGTTACTGAAAGAACAAAATAGGCTCTTGAAGGGCTTAATTGGGCATCTCGATGCCAAAACTAATGTAGATGCTGGAGGTATTATGAAGACTCCAGCTGACACCTACACTTGTCAAAAAAGGCTAGATTTAGAATGGGATACGTTTTTTAAAAATCATCCTCAAATTATTGGCATGTCTGGAGATTTGTCTGAACCAAATAGTTATGTGACTATTGAAGATTTTGGTTCATCAATCCTTGCTACAAGAGACGCTAAAGGAAAGTTTAAGGCGTACGCTAATGTTTGTTCACATCGTGGCGCCCAAATAGAGCAAGCAAAGCGTGGGGTTAAAGCGAAATTTTCTTGTCCTTTCCACGGTTGGACTTTTGATAACAATGGAGCTTTAGTCGGATATCCCAAAAGTGATCAGTTTGGAAAAATAGATAAAGACTGTTATGGTCTGACCGAGTTGCCAAGTTTGGAAAAATATGGATTTCTTTGGGTTCACCCTCGATCAGATGGGGAAATAAAATTAGATGAATTATTGGGCAGTAAGTTAGAAAAAGAATTTCAAGCTTGGGATTTCGACAGATTAATTCTTTCCAATGAAGAAGAATATCAAACAGAGATGAATTGGAAATTAGCAATCGATACTTTCGGGGAAACCTATCATTTTTCGGTATTGCATAAAGATTCTCTTTTTCAGTCATTTCATGGCAACTGTCAGATGTTTGATAGTTTTGAAAGGAATGGAAGATTGATTTTATGTAAGCGTGACATAGATGAAATGAGAAAATTACCCGAGAAAGATTGGAAGATTTGTACTGGTTCTTTACCAGTTTACTATTTGTTTCCAAACATAATTTTTATGCCTACTCCTGAGGGAGCCTTTCTCGTAAAAGAATATCCTCTGGAAAATTCTCCGCATAAAAGTGTTTCAAAAATTTCATTTTATTTTTATCCAGAAGCTATTGAAGCAGCCAATAAAATGGGTGTATCCGCGGAGACCGGACAAAACCCCTTGGAAGAGTTATACAGCGCTTTTGGTAGTGTGATTAGAGACGAAGATTACGTCGCTGCCGCATCCTCTCATAAAGGGCTAAATTCTGGCCATCTAGATTTTTTGACTTTTGGAAAAAATGAACCTGCACTTCATCATTATCACAACACTTACAGAGACGCTTTGGGTCTGCAAAAATTGCCTTTAATAAAGGTTTAA
- a CDS encoding TonB-dependent receptor: MRLKILLIIISLNPVLGFSQSTQNTFSNISEEVIVTARKREEGSQSVPISISAFSGETLEEVGIFTYEDLDRVSPNLQVVKNGAYGTSAVTIRGVGGSGFSVTSESQAATYIDGIYVSRTQGNFLDLWDLNRVEVLKGPQGTLFGKNSTVGAVSFFYNKPSLEKENFKVRIGAGSDSRDELAFMANLPISANSGLRVSYSSERQDGYIYNNTLNDFSGEIDAETLRISGLYKFNDDFTLNLSHVIYNRDGSRALGACKIVAHPLNGSGAIGINASALMGAAAVADPTLAAAIQNNCNASVPGVSGTSLSSPRVEDDLERTTLDFNYSNDYGDLKLLIGSTQLDSLNGNLGLSVGGNRPSNALPSDGKKAAGYLDPRDIVNDANANQIELRWSGKALNGKLDYVIGAYTFDEAGINQLNTMYYDGVGTDETQATVDARANVMLASVFALLGKDCSDPATQARYCATVQSLQAFSSQQTTFAENDSTAYFFEGTYALNDKTNMTLGFRTSKENKMVKTYSDAIIPGLSNGFGGVRSPVAQTCSQTFFQGTALNFGPAGTFYKDSYCLGNEEFKNDSSRFAIDYSLNNDSLIYFSYAKGFASGGFSNDDKVTGFPAETADNYEIGTKGTYLNNRLQLNANLFFFEYVNNQRTIGKIAQNGVASIVTVPIQKAEVDGYEIELKYSLTDNLSLLSSRGVYGGKYKEFFDDSGNDFTKYAYDAEGPESRTNFTFLHNFSLRGGSVLTSLSWTHVGDDFTTTELYDYSQLHSYSTLDFNSSWQISDSQTISLIGKNITDELYGYAQFGDPFLASFQTTYYAPGEEWKLTYQQSF; this comes from the coding sequence GTGCGCTTAAAAATTTTATTAATAATTATTTCATTAAATCCTGTTTTAGGATTTTCTCAATCTACTCAAAACACTTTTAGTAATATTTCTGAAGAAGTCATTGTCACCGCGAGAAAACGAGAGGAAGGTTCTCAATCTGTACCTATTTCAATTTCTGCATTTTCTGGTGAAACTCTTGAAGAAGTTGGTATTTTCACCTACGAAGATCTTGATCGAGTTTCGCCTAATCTACAAGTCGTTAAGAATGGTGCTTATGGAACATCTGCTGTAACAATTAGGGGTGTTGGCGGAAGTGGATTTTCGGTTACTTCTGAGTCTCAAGCGGCAACATACATAGATGGAATTTATGTCTCGAGAACTCAAGGAAATTTCCTAGACCTTTGGGATTTAAATAGAGTGGAAGTTCTAAAAGGGCCTCAAGGAACTTTATTTGGAAAAAACTCAACTGTTGGAGCCGTTTCTTTTTTTTACAACAAGCCAAGTCTGGAAAAAGAAAATTTTAAAGTAAGAATTGGTGCGGGTAGTGATTCAAGAGATGAATTGGCTTTTATGGCTAATTTACCTATTTCAGCTAATTCAGGGTTAAGGGTGTCGTATAGTAGCGAGAGACAAGATGGATACATTTACAACAATACTTTAAATGATTTTTCTGGAGAAATAGATGCAGAAACTTTAAGAATATCTGGTTTGTATAAATTTAACGACGATTTTACTCTTAACCTTTCTCACGTTATTTACAACAGAGATGGAAGTCGTGCGCTAGGAGCCTGTAAAATCGTTGCCCACCCTTTGAACGGTTCTGGAGCTATTGGCATAAACGCTTCAGCTTTAATGGGAGCTGCGGCAGTTGCTGATCCAACGCTAGCTGCAGCTATTCAGAATAATTGTAATGCTAGCGTTCCTGGAGTAAGTGGCACTTCTCTGAGTAGTCCTAGAGTAGAAGATGATTTAGAAAGAACAACTTTAGATTTTAATTATTCTAATGATTATGGCGACTTAAAGCTTTTGATAGGAAGCACTCAATTGGATTCTTTGAATGGAAATCTAGGGTTAAGTGTTGGTGGCAATAGACCTTCAAATGCTTTGCCATCCGATGGTAAAAAAGCTGCCGGATATCTTGATCCAAGAGACATCGTAAACGATGCCAACGCAAATCAAATTGAACTGAGGTGGTCTGGTAAAGCTTTGAATGGAAAACTTGATTACGTTATTGGTGCGTATACTTTTGATGAGGCTGGAATCAACCAACTGAACACAATGTATTATGACGGAGTCGGAACTGATGAAACCCAAGCAACAGTTGATGCAAGAGCTAATGTCATGCTGGCTTCTGTGTTTGCTTTGTTAGGAAAAGATTGTTCTGACCCAGCTACCCAAGCCAGATACTGTGCAACTGTTCAAAGTCTACAAGCTTTTAGTTCTCAGCAAACTACTTTTGCAGAAAATGACTCTACCGCATATTTCTTTGAAGGCACATATGCATTGAATGATAAAACTAACATGACACTTGGTTTCAGAACATCCAAGGAAAACAAGATGGTAAAAACTTATTCAGACGCAATAATTCCTGGGCTGAGTAATGGCTTTGGAGGGGTAAGATCGCCCGTAGCGCAAACATGCTCTCAAACATTTTTTCAAGGCACTGCTTTAAATTTTGGACCTGCTGGAACTTTTTACAAAGACTCCTATTGTTTAGGAAATGAAGAGTTTAAAAACGATTCTTCCAGATTTGCTATCGATTATTCTTTGAATAATGACTCTTTAATATACTTTTCTTATGCAAAAGGCTTTGCCTCTGGGGGATTTAGTAATGACGACAAAGTTACAGGCTTCCCAGCAGAAACTGCGGACAATTATGAAATCGGAACCAAAGGAACTTACCTGAACAATAGACTGCAGTTGAACGCAAATTTATTTTTCTTTGAATACGTCAATAACCAAAGGACTATTGGAAAGATTGCTCAAAACGGAGTTGCTTCTATAGTTACTGTTCCCATTCAAAAAGCTGAAGTGGACGGTTATGAAATCGAATTGAAATATTCATTAACGGACAATCTATCCTTATTGTCTTCTAGAGGAGTTTACGGAGGAAAATACAAAGAGTTTTTTGACGACAGTGGTAACGACTTCACAAAATATGCTTATGATGCAGAGGGTCCTGAATCTAGAACGAATTTTACGTTTTTGCATAACTTTTCTTTAAGGGGAGGATCTGTATTAACTTCTCTCAGTTGGACTCATGTTGGTGACGATTTCACAACTACAGAGCTTTACGACTATTCTCAGCTTCATAGCTATTCAACTTTGGACTTTAACTCGAGTTGGCAAATTTCTGATAGTCAGACCATATCTTTAATTGGAAAAAATATAACAGACGAATTATATGGCTACGCTCAATTTGGAGATCCTTTTCTTGCAAGTTTTCAAACAACTTATTACGCTCCTGGGGAAGAGTGGAAATTAACTTATCAGCAATCCTTCTAA
- a CDS encoding VTT domain-containing protein, which translates to MNFATWLRWTIFIIIVFTSLILPLTLFEGPLSNYGEAVLDWAGNNEFFIAIVVIIALTADVLLPVPNGLTNTLAGISLGWALASFVVWIGLNFGACVGYILGRFAARPLAKKMISESDFIEAEKSLKNFSVLGLILSRPIPAFAELITISAGLAKMPFKNFLVVIGLTNIGVAVIFSGIGAAAMETNSSTLALIGAAILPAGLYWTYYKFLKK; encoded by the coding sequence ATGAATTTTGCAACTTGGCTTAGATGGACGATATTCATAATAATCGTTTTTACTTCTTTGATCCTACCACTAACTCTTTTTGAAGGTCCTCTTTCTAACTACGGCGAAGCCGTCTTGGATTGGGCTGGTAATAACGAATTTTTTATCGCCATAGTGGTGATAATTGCCTTAACTGCCGATGTTCTCTTACCCGTGCCTAATGGTTTAACAAATACATTAGCTGGCATCTCACTTGGCTGGGCGCTTGCATCATTTGTTGTTTGGATAGGCTTGAACTTTGGAGCTTGTGTTGGCTATATTTTAGGTAGATTTGCAGCGAGACCTTTGGCAAAAAAAATGATAAGTGAAAGTGATTTTATTGAGGCTGAAAAATCGTTAAAAAATTTTAGCGTTCTAGGGTTAATTCTTTCAAGACCAATTCCGGCTTTTGCCGAGCTTATTACTATAAGTGCTGGACTAGCAAAAATGCCCTTTAAAAATTTTTTGGTTGTAATTGGATTAACTAATATTGGCGTGGCTGTTATTTTTTCGGGTATTGGCGCAGCTGCTATGGAAACAAATTCATCTACATTAGCTCTTATAGGAGCTGCGATATTGCCTGCGGGGCTCTATTGGACTTATTACAAGTTTTTAAAAAAATAA
- a CDS encoding arylsulfatase, translating to MKWIKSCVIFLAIFSSFLTKASDNPNVLIILTDDLGWGDVSYHGGFIPTPNIDQLVEKGMEMNRFYSNPVCSPTRASMLTGLHIFNHGVVRPFMNPAAEQTGMPSDLKIMPQYFKEAGYQTALSGKWHLGMAKKEFWPTNRGFDSSYGHMTGGIGYFDHTAAGRLDWHRNGKTLYEEGYSTELIATEAIKIIQNKDQNTPLFLYVAFNAPHTPIQAEPKDIEAFSYLEDKKDRVYAANVSALDREIGRIIQAVESEGILEETIIVFFSDNGPVFDIDPIVKVIAPNLIDAKGSTAGLRGSKVSALEGGIRVPAAIWWKGVIEDSKSDQFFFVQDLLPTLLAAANIETEGMEKLDGKNKWDNLISNTVIAPENAFVGARVIADERALFDGQWKLYSSRPQLIPVSASYSLYNILDDPYEAVDLSEEEPEVFEKMKKTLSSIVERDVVGDMNPAHAYLHGDDRQGGESLASPWLEGNYELNPPPNTINTFFITLWILTLAFKEYLTILVLLILAPLIYFKFLRSK from the coding sequence ATGAAGTGGATTAAGTCTTGCGTTATTTTTTTAGCTATATTTAGTTCATTTCTTACAAAAGCCTCCGATAATCCAAACGTTTTAATAATCTTAACGGATGATCTAGGATGGGGTGATGTTTCTTATCATGGAGGCTTTATACCAACCCCAAATATTGACCAACTAGTTGAAAAAGGGATGGAAATGAATAGGTTTTATTCTAACCCTGTATGCAGTCCAACGAGAGCTTCTATGTTGACAGGTTTACATATATTCAATCACGGTGTTGTGAGGCCTTTCATGAATCCAGCTGCAGAACAAACTGGAATGCCATCAGATTTGAAGATTATGCCTCAGTATTTTAAGGAGGCAGGATATCAAACAGCGCTATCGGGAAAATGGCATTTGGGTATGGCAAAAAAAGAATTTTGGCCAACTAACAGGGGGTTTGATAGTAGTTATGGGCACATGACTGGAGGCATCGGGTATTTTGATCATACCGCTGCAGGTCGGTTGGATTGGCACAGGAATGGAAAGACATTATATGAAGAAGGGTATTCAACTGAGTTAATTGCAACCGAGGCCATTAAAATTATTCAAAATAAGGATCAAAATACACCTCTTTTTCTCTACGTAGCCTTTAATGCGCCGCACACTCCAATTCAGGCTGAACCAAAAGATATTGAAGCTTTTTCATACTTAGAAGATAAAAAAGACAGAGTTTACGCTGCCAATGTTTCTGCCTTAGATAGAGAAATAGGAAGAATAATTCAAGCCGTTGAGAGTGAAGGGATATTAGAAGAGACTATTATTGTATTTTTTAGTGACAATGGCCCTGTTTTTGATATTGATCCAATTGTAAAGGTCATCGCACCGAATTTAATAGATGCCAAAGGTAGTACTGCTGGGTTGAGAGGCAGTAAAGTTTCAGCACTTGAAGGGGGCATCAGAGTTCCAGCAGCTATCTGGTGGAAGGGCGTGATTGAAGACTCTAAATCTGATCAATTTTTCTTTGTTCAAGATCTATTACCTACTTTGCTGGCTGCAGCAAATATCGAAACGGAAGGAATGGAAAAATTAGACGGCAAAAATAAATGGGATAATCTAATTTCTAATACAGTAATCGCTCCAGAAAATGCGTTTGTTGGGGCTAGAGTAATTGCAGATGAGAGAGCTTTATTCGATGGTCAATGGAAACTTTATTCATCCAGACCTCAATTGATACCTGTCTCTGCTTCTTACAGTTTGTACAACATCTTGGATGATCCTTACGAAGCAGTTGATCTCTCAGAAGAAGAACCTGAGGTTTTTGAAAAGATGAAAAAAACCCTCTCTTCGATTGTAGAGCGAGACGTTGTAGGCGATATGAATCCTGCCCATGCTTACTTGCATGGTGATGACAGACAAGGAGGAGAATCTTTAGCTTCGCCTTGGTTGGAGGGAAATTATGAGCTCAACCCTCCACCGAATACTATTAATACTTTTTTTATAACTTTATGGATTTTGACTTTGGCTTTCAAAGAGTATCTAACAATCTTAGTATTATTAATATTGGCTCCTCTAATTTATTTTAAATTTTTAAGAAGTAAATGA